GTGGCGTGACCGGATGTACCTCGAGGACGGCCTCCACCGCGCGCTCCGCGCCGCACTGGTGCAGAAGCGGCCCGTGCTGCACGCCCGCGTGCTCGAGCTCCCGGACTGACCATGGCCGCCAACGACCACTACGGGGAGTCCAACGAGGCCCGGGCGCGGCGCCGCAGGTCGATCATCACCTTCAGCCTCGTCATCCTGATGCTCTTCTTCGCGGTGTGGTACGCGCTGTCGTACATCCGGGCCGACGCGACCCGCGACGCCTCCCCCACCACGTCCTCCTCGACGTCCTCGTGCGACCTCACGCCCGAGGACGTGGAGGTCAACGTCTACAACGCGACCGACCGCCCCGGCCTGGCCGCGCAGGTGGCCAGGGGTCTGCGCGGGCGCGGCTTCGTCGTCAAGACGGTCGCCAATGACCCCAAACGCGCCGAGCTGACCGGCCCGGGTGAGCTGCGCTACGGGGCCGTGGGCGAGGCGGGCGCCGACCTGGTCGACGAGCACGTCGGTTCCTTCGCGCGGAACCTCGACGAGCGGACCCGGACGAACGTCGACGTCGTCCTCGGCCCCACGTTCGACGGCCTCGTGGACAAGAAGCAGGTCCCCGACTGCTGAACCGCCGGACGCCGGCTGCGGGTCAGGACGTCGAGCCGGGGACCTGCTCGCCCCACGTGTCCAGGTGCCGTGCCCGCAGTTGGTCCCACTGCTCGAGCAGCCAGGGGCTCAGCGCCCAGGGCGCGGCATCCACGGCAGCGGCCAGCTCGGCCCCGGTCAGCCACGCGTGGTCCATGACCTCCTCGGAGTTCGGGCGGACCCCGTCCACGGCGCGGGCGGCATAGACCGGACAGACCTCGTTCTCCACGATCCCGGAGGTGTCGACCGCGCGGTAGCGGAAGTCCGGCAGGATCGGCCGCAGGGCCGTGAGCCGTAGGCCCAGCTCCTTCTGCGCGTACCGGTGCACCGCGGCCTCCGGGTCCTCGCCCGGTCGCGGGTGGCCGCAGAAGGAGTTGGTCCACACACCCGGCCACGCCCGCTTGACGAGGGCACGCCTGGTGAGCAGCACCCGTCCTGCCTCGTCGTGGACGTAGCAGGAGAAGGCGAGGTGCAGCGGGGTGTCCTCGCCGTGGACGTCCTCTCGCGGCGCGGTCCCCACGGGCCGA
Above is a window of Janibacter cremeus DNA encoding:
- a CDS encoding LytR C-terminal domain-containing protein → MAANDHYGESNEARARRRRSIITFSLVILMLFFAVWYALSYIRADATRDASPTTSSSTSSCDLTPEDVEVNVYNATDRPGLAAQVARGLRGRGFVVKTVANDPKRAELTGPGELRYGAVGEAGADLVDEHVGSFARNLDERTRTNVDVVLGPTFDGLVDKKQVPDC
- the idi gene encoding isopentenyl-diphosphate Delta-isomerase gives rise to the protein MSSTTRTSTPGPPRDEVVLLDAEGRPVGTAPREDVHGEDTPLHLAFSCYVHDEAGRVLLTRRALVKRAWPGVWTNSFCGHPRPGEDPEAAVHRYAQKELGLRLTALRPILPDFRYRAVDTSGIVENEVCPVYAARAVDGVRPNSEEVMDHAWLTGAELAAAVDAAPWALSPWLLEQWDQLRARHLDTWGEQVPGSTS